The following coding sequences are from one Triticum aestivum cultivar Chinese Spring chromosome 5A, IWGSC CS RefSeq v2.1, whole genome shotgun sequence window:
- the LOC123105267 gene encoding uncharacterized protein encodes MPTIHPMHLSLPLAYLQSIACRRWKTCVASWQSGAAHMKPRRCVSTTLGERRGATPKLHRQLGISTLQPDTTSGGWFAATSGPYYYDQRGGCAVKMDDGCGDFCAETHDSLCYNRPAILLEPASIFLLDTSVQTDAHGEPKPEHGDELEPASLLCCNEPQATMISRAKSWNGRPFLLGWAPKFAGTGVPGCCIVRRTGELRCWRAGTGAQFCWSRHLDMLEPCEGRRRLNG; translated from the exons ATGCCCACCATTCATCCCATGCACCTCTCTCTCCCCCTGGCCTACCTTCAATCAATAGCTTGCCGGCGATGGAAGACGTGTGTGGCGAGCTGGCAGTCCGGGGCTGCACACATGAAGCCGCGGAGGTGCGTGAGCACGACTCTCGGCGAGCGAAGAGGCGCGACGCCAAAGCTACATCGGCAACTTGGTATTTCCACTTTGCAACCTGATACGACGAGTGGAGGGTGGTTTGCTGCAACCAGTGGCCCCTACTACTACGACCAACGAGGTGGCTGTGCCGTGAAGATGGACGACGGATGCGGCGATTTTTGTGCTGAAACCCACGATAGCCTCTGCTACAACCGGCCAGccattttgctggaaccagcatcg ATCTTTTTGCTAGATACTTCAGTGCAAACCGACGCCCACGGCGAGCCGAAACCAGAGCATGGTGATGAGCTGGAACCGGCGAGCTTGCTTTGCTGCAATGAGCCGCAAGCTACTATGATCAGCAGGGCGAAGAGCTGGAACGGGCGTCCATTTTTGCTGGGATGGGCGCCCAAATTTGCTGGAACAGGAGTCCCGGGTTGCTGCATCGTTCGCCGCACAGGGGAGCTACGATGTTGGCGAGCTGGAACCGGCGCCCAATTTTGCTGGAGCCGGCATCTCGACATGCTGGAACCGTGTGAAGGCAGGCGGCGGCTGAATGGCTGA
- the LOC123105269 gene encoding serpin-Z2B-like: MATTLATDVRLSIAHQTRFAFRLASAISSNPESTINNAAFSPVSLHVALSLITAGAGGATRNQLATTLGEGEVEGLHALAEQVVQFVLADASSVGGPRVAFANGVFVDASLQLKPSFQELAVCKYKAEAQSVDFQTKAAEVTAQVNSWVEKVTTGLIKDILPAGSIDNNTRLVLGNALYFKGAWTDQFDPRGTEIDYFYLLDGSSIQTPFMYSSEKQYISSSDGLKVLKLPYKQGGDKRQFSMYILLPEARSGIWSLAEKLSAEPEFLEQHIPRQKVALRQFKLPKFKISFGIEASDLLKGLGLQLPFGAEADLSEMVDSPMAQNLYISSIFHKAFVEVNETGTEAAATTIAKAVLRQARPPSVLDFIADHPFLFLIREDTSGVVLFIGHVVNPLLSS; the protein is encoded by the exons ATGGCAACCACCCTCGCCACTGACGTTCGCCTCTCCATTGCGCACCAAACCCGCTTTGCCTTCCGCCTCGCCTCCGCTATCTCATCCAACCCCGAGTCTACTATCAACAATGCCGCATTCTCTCCGGTCTCCCTCCATGTCGCGCTTAGCCTCATCACCGCTGGCGCGGGGGGCGCCACCCGCAACCAACTCGCCACGACACTGGGAGAAGGCGAGGTTGAGGGACTCCACGCGCTTGCTGAGCAGGTGGTGCAGTTCGTGCTCGCCGACGCGTCCAGTGTCGGTGGTCCGCGCGTCGCCTTCGCCAACGGCGTTTTCGTGGACGCGTCGCTGCAGCTCAAGCCATCGTTCCAGGAGCTCGCAGTGTGCAAGTACAAGGCCGAGGCCCAGTCCGTGGACTTCCAAACTAAG GCCGCAGAAGTTACTGCTCAAGTGAACTCATGGGTAGAGAAAGTCACAACCGGTCTCATCAAAGATATTCTCCCCGCAGGATCTATTGACAATAACACTAGACTTGTTCTTGGCAATGCCCTTTATTTCAAAGGAGCTTGGACAGATCAATTTGATCCACGTGGAACAGAAATTGACTACTTCTACCTTCTTGATGGGAGCTCAATTCAAACACCATTCATGTACAGCTCAGAAAAACAATACATTTCTTCTTCTGATGGCTTGAAGGTACTGAAGCTTCCTTACAAGCAAGGTGGGGACAAGAGGCAGTTCTCCATGTACATCCTTCTTCCAGAAGCACGAAGTGGTATCTGGAGCTTGGCAGAAAAGTTGAGTGCCGAACCAGAGTTCCTGGAGCAGCATATCCCAAGGCAGAAGGTTGCACTCAGGCAATTCAAGCTCCCCAAGTTCAAGATATCATTTGGAATTGAGGCATCTGATTTGCTCAAAGGTTTGGGTCTGCAACTGCCATTCGGTGCTGAAGCAGATCTTTCAGAGATGGTGGATTCCCCAATGGCACAGAACCTCTACATCTCATCCATTTTCCACAAAGCATTTGTCGAAGTGAACGAAACAGGAACCGAGGCTGCAGCAACAACTATTGCTAAAGCAGTCCTGCGACAAGCACGACCGCCCTCGGTCTTGGATTTCATCGCGGATCATCCTTTCCTCTTCCTTATCCGGGAAGACACTTCCGGTGTGGTTCTATTCATCGGTCATGTGGTCAATCCCCTCCTATCATCGTAA
- the LOC123105270 gene encoding 60S ribosomal protein L36a: MVNVPKTKKTYCKNKECKKHTLHKVTQYKKGKDSLSAQGKRRYDRKQSGYGGQTKPVFHKKAKTTKKIVLKLQCQSCKHYSQRAIKRCKHFEIGGDKKGKGTSLF, translated from the exons atg GTGAACGttccgaagaccaagaaaacctaCTGCAAAAACAAGGAGTGCAAGAAGCACACCCTTCACAAGGTCACTCAATACAAGAAGGGTAAGGACAGCCTGTCTGCCCAGGGAAAGCGTCGTTATGACAGGAAGCAGTCGGGATATGGTGGTCAGACCAAGCCCGTTTTCCACAAGAAG GCAAAAACCACCAAGAAGATTGTGCTGAAGCTGCAGTGCCAGAGCTGCAAGCACTACTCCCAGCGCGCCATCAAG AGGTGCAAGCATTTTGAGATCGGTGGagacaagaagggcaagggaacatcCCTCTTCTAG
- the LOC123101625 gene encoding uncharacterized protein, with translation MRGPCQIRGLSCRNHAVHASPRPNAAAQRQIRRDRSLHIRPSLAEPIRPSQASEEEAQFKNRPIRAANQRPTKSDQNAAQRLIRAVHPLGFPPFPAPHPYKVRVQSPRRQQSTEIGIVHTLPPPPPRKGERGRLRRRDEGQVEEEEDEEAQEEAPKDEAAIQVGALEQGKHHPTSRLPGIEGGRHGLVIPGVFAAMAVEAVLPVFCPI, from the exons ATGCGCGGACCCTGCCAGATCCGCGGCCTCTCCTGTCGTAACCACGCCGTGCACGCCTCCCCGCGACCGAACGCGGCCGCACAGCGCCAGATCCGCCGCGACCGCTCGCTGCACATCCGGCCGTCCCTGG CAGAACCGATCAGGCCGAGTCAAGCAAGCGAGGAGGAGGCCCAGTTTAAGAACAG GCCCATTAGGGCTGCGAACCAGAGACCGACCAAATCGGATCAGAACGCCGCTCAGCGGCTGATCCGAGCCGTCCACccgctagggtttccccccttcccaGCACCCCACCCCTATAAAGTACGAGTCCAGAGCCCCCGCCGCCAACAATCTACGGAGATCGGGATCGTCCAcacccttccgccgccgccgccgcgaaaaGGAGAGCGAGGCCGACTCCGCCGCCGCGATGAGGGCCAAG tggaagaagaagaggatgaggaggctCAAGAGGAAgcgccgaaagatgaggcagcgatCCAAGTAGGCGCCTTGGAGCAGGGGAAGCATCATCCTACATCCAGGCTGCCAGGCATCGAGGGAGGACGGCATGGTCTAGTGATTCCTGGCGTGTTTGCTGCTATGGCTGTGGAAGCTGTCTTACCTGTGTTCTGTCCAATTTAG
- the LOC123105268 gene encoding uncharacterized protein: MTCGDLPSSPAPEVAAPLEDENLLPEILVRLAPLPSALPRASLVCKSWRRLVTDRRFVRRFRAHHLRSPPPLIGFFEEVSRKPDAPNPAPDAPEVLSFTPILDHPDRVPVERFSLRLHDGSGRSNIGCRDGLVLLIDPAGFDIEVLVWDPVTGDQHRFLIPWVIDDGQGTEILNGAVLRTAGILDDRPFRFQAVLTGVDRQNKRLFACVYSSETGKWGDPIWVSADFTSGVTTMIEMRVSSTLVGNSLYWSLCSIAWEVAAILQFDLDTQHLAVIHLPCLGKCSRNGSRTFRAMPVDGGELGVLELLDANLHLWKRKIDRDGVVSWVLGKTIGLEELLYIDKRKMGPMMLGYCEDNNVVFIWTYHGIFMVQLESLEVYKPPIQTFYCLVHPFTSVYTADMGIGGEPDEAKFLSNAMHKVTL; encoded by the exons ATGACCTGCGGCGACCTCCCcagctcgccggcgccggaggtggcggcCCCGCTGGAGGACGAGAACCTCCTCCCGGAGATCCTCGTCCGGCTAGCCCCGCTGCCGTCCGCCCTCCCTCGCGCCTCTCTCGTCTGCAAAAGCTGGCGCCGCCTCGTCACCGACCGCCGCTTCGTCCGCCGCTTCCGCGCGCACCACCTCCGCAGCCCACCTCCCCTGATCGGCTTCTTCGAGGAGGTGAGCCGCAAACCCGACGCCCCGAACCCCGCCCCGGACGCCCCCGAAGTCCTCTCCTTCACCCCTATCCTGGATCACCCCGACCGCGTCCCGGTCGAGCGCTTCTCCCTGCGCCTCCACGACGGCAGCGGCCGCTCCAACATCGGCTGCCGCGACGGCCTCGTGCTCCTCATCGACCCGGCGGGCTTCGACATCGAGGTCCTCGTGTGGGACCCCGTCACGGGCGACCAGCACCGCTTCCTCATCCCCTGGGTGATCGACGACGGCCAGGGCACCGAGATCTTAAACGGGGCGGTCCTTCGCACCGCCGGAATCCTCGACGATCGCCCCTTCCGGTTCCAGGCGGTGTTGACCGGCGTCGACAGGCAGAACAAGCGGCTGTTCGCCTGCGTTTACTCGTCCGAGACCGGCAAATGGGGCGATCCAATCTGGGTATCCGCGGATTTTACGAGCGGCGTAACCACCATGATTGAGATGCGTGTTTCCAGTACCCTGGTCGGGAATTCCCTCTACTGGTCCCTTTGCTCAATTGCTTGGGAGGTAGCTGCCATCCTTCAATTTGATTTGGATACACAACACCTGGCTGTCATACACTTACCCTGCTTGGGTAAGTGTAGTAGGAATGGCAGCCGGACCTTCCGGGCTATGCCCGTGGACGGTGGTGAGCTTGGCGTCCTTGAGCTGTTAGACGCCAACCTCCATTTGTGGAAAAGGAAGATCGACCGTGATGGTGTTGTTTCATGGGTGCTGGGGAAGACTATTGGATTGGAGGAACTTCTTTATATAGATAAAAGGAAAATGGGCCCAATGATGCTCGGGTATTGCGAGGACAATAATGTGGTGTTTATATGGACATATCACGGCATTTTCATGGTCCAGCTTGAGTCACTGGAAGTGTACAAGCCTCCCATACAGACATTTTACTGTTTGGTTCATCCATTCACAAGTGTCTACACTGCAG ACATGGGCATTGGTGGTGAACCTGATGAAGCCAAATTTCTGAGCAATGCAATGCATAAGGTGACTTTATAA